From one Halalkalicoccus subterraneus genomic stretch:
- a CDS encoding sodium:calcium antiporter: MWTIAWLVALTLFGTAVVWKASGWLESSADRLSAYYGLPAIVQGSIVVAVGSSFPELTTAVVAPLLHGEFELGVGAIIGSAVFNILVIPALATVSTPGPLNAGRDLVYKEAQFYIISVAVFLLMCSFAVIYYPVGNGFAGTITPGLALIPLGVYLLYLFIQYQDTADYEAPEVSGISAPRQWGYLLASLALITIGVEALVRGAIGFGDVFGTPSFIWGLTVVAAATSIPDAFVSVTAAKNDREVTSVANVLGSNVFDLLVAIPAGVIVAGIVGASAVTIDFAVAVPLAAYLVLATIALFTLLRTDFELQHWEAWGLLVLYGVFLVWLVLETVGVTELLV; this comes from the coding sequence ATGTGGACGATCGCGTGGCTCGTGGCTCTCACGCTGTTCGGTACCGCCGTCGTCTGGAAGGCGAGCGGCTGGCTCGAATCGTCGGCCGACCGGCTCTCGGCGTACTACGGGCTGCCCGCGATCGTTCAGGGGTCGATCGTCGTCGCGGTCGGGTCGAGCTTTCCGGAACTCACCACGGCGGTCGTCGCACCGCTGCTCCACGGCGAGTTCGAACTCGGCGTCGGCGCGATCATCGGCTCGGCGGTCTTCAACATCCTCGTGATCCCCGCGTTGGCGACGGTCTCGACGCCCGGCCCGCTGAACGCCGGCCGGGACCTGGTCTACAAGGAAGCGCAGTTCTACATCATCTCGGTCGCAGTCTTCCTGTTGATGTGTTCCTTTGCCGTTATCTACTACCCCGTCGGAAACGGCTTCGCCGGTACGATCACACCCGGGCTCGCGTTGATCCCGCTCGGGGTCTACCTCCTGTATCTCTTCATTCAGTATCAGGACACTGCGGACTACGAGGCGCCCGAGGTCTCGGGGATCAGCGCCCCGCGCCAGTGGGGATATCTGCTCGCGAGCCTCGCGTTGATCACGATCGGGGTCGAGGCGCTGGTGCGGGGAGCGATCGGCTTCGGCGACGTCTTCGGCACGCCGAGTTTCATCTGGGGGTTGACAGTGGTGGCGGCCGCCACGAGCATTCCCGACGCGTTCGTCAGCGTCACCGCCGCAAAGAACGACCGGGAGGTCACGAGCGTCGCGAACGTCCTGGGTAGCAACGTCTTCGACCTCCTCGTCGCGATCCCGGCGGGAGTGATCGTGGCCGGCATCGTCGGGGCCAGCGCGGTGACGATCGACTTCGCGGTTGCCGTCCCGCTGGCGGCGTACCTCGTGCTCGCGACGATCGCGCTGTTTACGCTCCTCAGGACGGATTTCGAACTCCAACACTGGGAGGCGTGGGGGCTGCTCGTGCTGTACGGGGTGTTCCTCGTCTGGCTCGTCCTCGAAACGGTCGGGGTGACGGAGCTGCTCGTCTAA
- a CDS encoding asparagine synthase-related protein, with amino-acid sequence MVGLCGSYGAQRRDVEPISAALSRSDADEHFEYGTRDLRGQTIAHSEEGRPATVPGEDTSLVVWGSVYSRERSGGYERRPPGVTVAEFCARAYAEDGVGALTEMNGEFVCVVERPDDGRVRIVTDRLGTQPVYYHAEPGAITFSTSIQALATHPGIETRYVPEYLAEYLGSKTVRGLRTPLSGIERLPPASVSTLDSDAGEVRSERYWQPIHRPENRPFSAFVDQFIDRFLDAMDDRIRDDRRHGLLLSGGSDSRLVLATLDRVTAYGFSDSSGEVETARRVAYLAGVPFTRFDDESGYDRRLLRHNAEVSNFVGWFNEGNAIGVEGTLRREVDALVSGLYADVLFKGWTVPTRRLSTPAGSLPVPTAKTIETREAVLGTRDGSTPPYLPDGAVRRAHDWNLSAGSPIVDHGVTYPSYGALSDHGFWYPLTNETSFDRYSDQQVLPTVYPFLDRRLIDLALRLPTPYALRYNLVDRALARLAPELAAIPHDESGLALSRPRWLHRFATMGAELRSDTGGNAATLRETDWIAEVLEGHRSTIRALPLVEYDAVRETYDAHMAGADHTAALCGLLTLLEMPVTQTVATSVRSSPSSELPIRPDDGTVFTRGD; translated from the coding sequence ATGGTCGGACTCTGCGGTTCGTACGGGGCACAACGACGTGACGTAGAACCGATCTCCGCAGCGCTCTCGCGCTCGGACGCCGACGAGCACTTCGAGTACGGGACGAGAGACCTCCGGGGTCAAACGATCGCCCACTCCGAGGAGGGCCGACCGGCCACCGTTCCCGGGGAAGATACCTCACTCGTGGTTTGGGGATCGGTCTACAGCCGGGAGCGCTCCGGCGGGTACGAACGCCGGCCACCGGGCGTCACCGTAGCCGAGTTCTGCGCTCGAGCCTACGCCGAGGACGGCGTCGGGGCGCTCACGGAGATGAACGGCGAGTTCGTCTGCGTCGTCGAACGGCCGGACGACGGCCGAGTCCGGATCGTCACCGACCGTCTGGGAACCCAACCAGTGTACTACCACGCCGAACCCGGTGCGATCACCTTCTCGACGTCGATTCAGGCGCTTGCGACCCATCCGGGGATCGAGACCAGATACGTGCCCGAGTACCTGGCGGAGTACCTCGGATCCAAGACCGTTCGGGGGCTTCGAACGCCGCTTTCGGGGATCGAACGGCTCCCGCCAGCGTCGGTATCGACCCTCGATTCTGACGCCGGCGAGGTGCGGTCCGAACGGTACTGGCAGCCGATCCACCGGCCCGAGAACCGCCCGTTCTCGGCGTTCGTCGATCAGTTCATCGACCGGTTCCTCGACGCGATGGACGACCGTATCCGCGACGACCGCCGACATGGGTTGTTGCTCTCCGGCGGGAGCGACTCACGGCTCGTCCTCGCGACGCTCGATCGGGTCACAGCGTATGGGTTCTCCGATTCCTCGGGCGAGGTCGAGACCGCACGCCGGGTGGCCTACCTCGCCGGCGTGCCGTTCACCCGTTTCGACGACGAGTCCGGATACGACAGGCGCCTACTCCGGCACAACGCCGAGGTGAGCAACTTCGTCGGCTGGTTCAACGAGGGGAACGCCATCGGCGTCGAAGGGACGCTCCGCCGGGAGGTCGACGCGCTCGTCTCCGGGCTCTACGCCGACGTGCTGTTCAAGGGCTGGACGGTCCCGACCCGGCGACTCTCGACGCCGGCGGGGTCGCTTCCGGTTCCCACGGCCAAGACCATCGAAACGCGCGAGGCCGTCCTCGGGACGCGAGACGGATCGACGCCGCCGTATCTCCCCGACGGCGCCGTTAGGCGAGCGCATGACTGGAACCTCTCGGCCGGCTCGCCGATCGTCGACCACGGGGTGACCTACCCGTCGTACGGCGCGCTTTCCGACCACGGGTTCTGGTATCCGCTCACCAACGAGACCTCCTTCGACCGCTACAGCGATCAGCAGGTCCTCCCGACGGTCTACCCGTTTCTCGACCGGCGGCTGATCGATCTCGCGCTGCGGCTTCCGACGCCGTACGCGCTGCGATACAACCTCGTCGACCGGGCGCTCGCGCGCCTCGCACCCGAGCTGGCCGCGATCCCACACGACGAGAGCGGTCTGGCCCTCTCCCGGCCGCGGTGGCTCCACCGGTTCGCGACGATGGGCGCGGAACTGCGGTCGGATACCGGCGGCAACGCGGCGACCCTCAGGGAGACTGACTGGATCGCCGAGGTCCTCGAGGGGCACCGGTCGACGATCCGGGCGCTCCCGCTTGTGGAGTACGACGCCGTCCGCGAGACCTACGACGCGCACATGGCGGGCGCCGACCACACCGCCGCGCTCTGTGGACTGTTGACGCTGCTGGAGATGCCGGTCACGCAGACGGTCGCGACCTCGGTCCGTTCGTCCCCGTCCTCCGAGCTGCCGATCCGTCCGGACGACGGGACCGTTTTCACACGGGGTGATTGA
- a CDS encoding SOS response-associated peptidase has protein sequence MCGRYALFTPPDELAERFSVPEPEFEPTYNAAPSQRLPIVPDDREEIRLARWGLTPEWADEERDLINARAETMAEKPSFEDADRCLVPANGFYEWVEEGGGKRPYYVSRTDDEPFAMAGLRTHWTPPTEQTGLDAFAEGGVDGSAEPESIETFAVVTTEPEGVVKDLHHRMAVILEREHEREWLSGAPFSLAAADDLQAYPVSTAVNSPGNDSAELVREVADV, from the coding sequence ATGTGTGGACGGTACGCCCTGTTTACGCCGCCCGACGAGCTAGCCGAACGGTTCTCCGTGCCGGAGCCCGAGTTCGAACCGACCTACAACGCCGCCCCTTCCCAGCGGCTTCCGATCGTCCCCGACGATCGCGAGGAGATCCGCCTTGCGCGCTGGGGGCTCACCCCCGAATGGGCCGACGAGGAACGCGACCTGATCAACGCCCGCGCCGAGACGATGGCCGAGAAACCGAGCTTCGAGGACGCGGATCGCTGTCTCGTCCCCGCGAACGGCTTCTACGAGTGGGTCGAGGAGGGCGGGGGAAAACGGCCCTACTACGTCTCCCGGACTGACGACGAGCCCTTCGCGATGGCCGGACTCAGGACGCACTGGACGCCGCCGACCGAACAGACGGGCCTCGACGCGTTCGCCGAGGGTGGGGTCGACGGCTCGGCGGAGCCCGAATCCATCGAGACGTTCGCCGTCGTCACGACCGAGCCCGAAGGCGTCGTGAAGGACCTCCACCACCGGATGGCAGTGATCCTCGAGCGCGAACACGAACGCGAGTGGCTCTCCGGAGCCCCCTTCTCGCTCGCTGCGGCCGACGACCTGCAGGCCTATCCGGTCTCGACGGCGGTCAACAGCCCCGGCAACGATTCTGCGGAGCTCGTCAGGGAGGTCGCGGATGTCTGA
- a CDS encoding HAD family hydrolase codes for MSERVYDAVVFDNDGVLVERTERAVLHGAIRETYDEFGVSPSDEEVESLLGVTRDSVAELAAAHDVDPDDLWYRRDMLTSRAQCDSIENGGKPLYEDVSALDELVPDLGVVSNNQQRTIDFILDHYDLHPYFETHYGREPTLAGIDRKKPNGYYIERALTDLDTRNALYVGDSGVDVLAAHEVGLDCAFIRRPHRTNYELPAAPTYEIRSLEDLPVICRGDGEAFRPDMESAT; via the coding sequence ATGTCTGAGCGCGTCTACGACGCGGTCGTCTTCGACAACGACGGCGTGCTCGTCGAGCGCACCGAGAGAGCGGTGCTCCACGGCGCGATCCGCGAGACCTACGACGAGTTCGGCGTCTCGCCCAGCGACGAGGAAGTCGAGTCACTGTTGGGGGTCACGCGCGATTCGGTCGCCGAACTCGCCGCCGCACACGACGTTGACCCGGACGACCTGTGGTACCGCCGCGACATGCTCACCTCGCGTGCCCAGTGTGACTCGATCGAAAACGGCGGCAAGCCCCTGTACGAAGACGTCAGTGCGCTCGACGAACTCGTCCCCGATCTGGGCGTCGTCAGCAACAACCAGCAACGCACCATCGATTTCATCCTCGACCACTACGACCTGCATCCCTACTTCGAGACCCATTACGGCCGCGAACCGACGCTCGCCGGAATCGACCGCAAGAAACCCAACGGTTATTACATCGAGCGCGCGCTCACGGATCTCGACACCCGCAACGCACTCTATGTCGGCGATAGCGGAGTCGACGTGCTCGCAGCCCACGAGGTCGGCCTCGACTGTGCCTTCATTCGCCGGCCCCATCGAACTAACTACGAACTGCCCGCCGCGCCGACCTACGAGATCCGGAGTTTGGAGGACCTGCCCGTGATCTGTCGCGGGGACGGCGAGGCATTCCGCCCGGATATGGAATCAGCTACATAG
- a CDS encoding alpha/beta fold hydrolase, translating to MTTTDPPTIGLSYDDDGAGPPLVFLHGGWLSAESWAGQRDRFGNEYRIVVPDLRGHGRTGPSDACRYSVGLMADDLDSLLTELGIEECVLCGLSLGSMVAQSYAANHPERIRGLLLAGAVQTFPPVPIPGPMKRLLTPLPMLGGSLTFSGTGPTFRSLLSTIRPLTGGPWLARDPEVRSAALDTVDEMSKSEFKKVFSALYRFKAPNLEDLGVPARVVYGEHEVSLVKRQSQDLARALDCAVHEIPGAAHLVNQDNPEAFDEVLSGLLAEVES from the coding sequence ATGACAACCACGGATCCTCCGACGATCGGGCTCTCGTACGACGACGACGGAGCGGGACCGCCGCTCGTGTTCCTCCACGGCGGCTGGCTTTCCGCGGAGAGCTGGGCCGGCCAGCGCGACCGCTTCGGCAACGAGTATCGGATCGTCGTCCCCGATCTCCGTGGCCACGGCCGAACCGGCCCATCGGATGCATGCCGGTACTCGGTCGGGCTCATGGCCGACGACCTCGATTCACTCCTCACGGAGCTGGGAATCGAGGAGTGCGTGCTCTGTGGGCTCTCGCTCGGCTCGATGGTCGCCCAATCGTACGCCGCCAACCATCCCGAGCGGATCCGTGGGCTGTTACTAGCGGGCGCCGTCCAAACCTTCCCACCGGTCCCGATTCCGGGGCCGATGAAACGGCTGCTCACGCCACTGCCGATGCTCGGAGGGTCGCTCACGTTCTCCGGAACCGGACCGACGTTTCGCTCGCTGCTCTCGACGATCCGCCCGCTGACCGGGGGTCCGTGGCTCGCGCGCGATCCGGAGGTCAGATCCGCGGCTCTCGATACCGTTGACGAGATGTCGAAATCGGAGTTCAAAAAAGTGTTTTCGGCACTATACCGGTTCAAAGCACCCAATCTCGAGGATTTGGGAGTCCCGGCGCGCGTCGTCTATGGCGAACACGAGGTCTCGCTGGTGAAACGCCAGAGCCAGGACCTCGCGCGCGCACTCGACTGCGCGGTCCACGAGATCCCCGGTGCGGCCCACTTGGTCAACCAGGACAACCCCGAGGCGTTCGACGAGGTCCTCTCGGGGCTGCTGGCCGAAGTCGAGAGCTGA
- a CDS encoding fumarylacetoacetate hydrolase family protein, translated as MRLARALTDDGVREGELADGTLSTADAEYEIDREDLLAPCVPSALYCVGRNYAETLDQMDYERPEEPDFFIKPPVSVIPTEAPIPYPTFSQEVTYAGELVAVIGEECKNVPVEAVPDVVRGYTIMNDVDALDQQGRTARKAFDGSGPLGPWIETDLDPRGIDMRTEINGEVRQEANTELMLFGAHEIVSYLSERFTFSPGDAIAFGSPANPGTVEPDDEIEITYEGVGTLRNSVAEPR; from the coding sequence ATGCGACTCGCACGCGCCCTGACGGACGACGGGGTTCGAGAGGGAGAACTCGCCGACGGAACGCTGAGTACCGCCGACGCGGAGTACGAGATCGACCGCGAGGACCTGCTCGCGCCGTGTGTCCCCTCCGCGCTGTACTGTGTCGGGCGTAACTACGCCGAAACGCTCGACCAGATGGACTACGAGCGCCCCGAGGAGCCCGACTTCTTCATCAAACCGCCCGTCTCCGTGATCCCCACCGAGGCGCCGATCCCGTATCCGACCTTCTCCCAGGAGGTCACCTACGCCGGCGAACTCGTCGCCGTCATCGGCGAGGAATGTAAGAACGTCCCGGTCGAGGCGGTGCCCGACGTGGTCCGAGGTTATACGATCATGAACGACGTCGACGCGCTGGACCAGCAGGGCCGCACGGCACGCAAGGCCTTCGACGGCTCGGGGCCCTTGGGTCCATGGATCGAGACGGACCTCGACCCGCGGGGGATCGACATGCGCACCGAGATCAACGGCGAGGTTCGTCAAGAAGCGAACACGGAGCTGATGCTCTTCGGCGCCCACGAGATCGTCTCGTACCTCTCGGAGCGGTTCACCTTCTCGCCGGGGGACGCAATCGCCTTCGGCAGTCCCGCGAACCCCGGGACGGTCGAACCGGACGACGAGATCGAGATCACCTACGAGGGGGTCGGAACCCTGCGAAATTCGGTCGCGGAGCCCCGTTGA
- a CDS encoding ornithine cyclodeaminase — protein sequence MSVSRTVELEGHIIDSGVMGRCMGIVMDMDGWFDVEEFDVGTRKHEETYARMRVSAEEEDTLHEILHQLNQTGATLEDPIDAGIEPAPADRVVPAGFYSTTNHPTEIRYEGKWIEVDRIEMDCAVIVEPEGGEDDGHDGPRAYTKVLNAVEKGDLVVTGNTGIRVNPPERPRDAGGAFGFMQGGVSSERPATTQIENVANAIAETKDRDGNVMVVAGPAVIHSGARNDLARLVGEGYVDAISAGNGFAVHDLERDLYGTSLGMDVETLEHPRKGHKHHIYTISEIIRSGGIHEAVEEGKVDSGIMYECVANDVPFVLAGSIRDDGPLPDTITDSIEAQNAIREQAHEADMVLMLATLLHSVAVGNCLPSTTRVVCVDINPATVTQLQDRGSAQTIGMVTDIGTFVPLLADSLLD from the coding sequence ATGAGCGTCTCGCGAACGGTCGAGCTGGAGGGACACATCATCGATTCGGGCGTGATGGGGCGGTGTATGGGAATCGTCATGGACATGGACGGCTGGTTCGACGTCGAGGAGTTCGACGTCGGTACCCGGAAACACGAGGAGACCTATGCCCGGATGCGCGTCTCCGCCGAGGAGGAGGACACGCTTCACGAGATCCTCCACCAGCTCAATCAGACCGGTGCGACCCTCGAGGACCCGATCGACGCCGGGATCGAACCCGCGCCCGCGGACCGGGTCGTGCCCGCGGGCTTTTACTCGACGACGAACCACCCCACCGAGATCCGCTACGAAGGGAAGTGGATCGAGGTCGATCGCATCGAGATGGACTGTGCGGTGATCGTCGAACCCGAAGGTGGCGAGGACGACGGCCACGACGGGCCACGTGCCTACACCAAGGTGCTCAACGCCGTCGAGAAGGGCGATCTCGTCGTCACGGGCAACACCGGCATCCGCGTCAACCCGCCGGAGCGTCCGCGCGATGCCGGTGGCGCCTTCGGGTTCATGCAGGGTGGCGTCAGCAGCGAGCGGCCCGCGACGACCCAGATCGAGAACGTCGCGAACGCGATCGCCGAAACCAAAGACCGGGACGGGAACGTGATGGTCGTCGCCGGCCCCGCAGTGATCCACTCGGGGGCGCGAAACGACCTCGCCCGACTGGTCGGTGAGGGGTACGTCGACGCGATCAGCGCGGGCAACGGCTTTGCGGTCCACGATCTCGAACGCGATCTGTATGGCACCTCACTAGGGATGGACGTCGAGACCCTCGAACACCCCCGCAAGGGTCACAAACACCACATCTACACGATCAGCGAGATCATCCGCTCGGGCGGGATCCACGAGGCGGTCGAGGAGGGCAAGGTCGACTCGGGGATCATGTACGAGTGTGTCGCCAACGACGTCCCGTTCGTGCTCGCGGGCTCGATCCGGGACGACGGCCCCTTACCCGATACGATTACAGACTCCATCGAGGCCCAGAACGCCATCCGCGAGCAGGCCCACGAGGCGGACATGGTATTGATGCTCGCGACGCTGCTTCACTCCGTGGCCGTCGGCAACTGCCTTCCCTCGACCACGCGCGTCGTCTGTGTCGACATCAACCCTGCGACCGTCACCCAACTCCAAGATCGGGGTAGCGCCCAGACGATCGGCATGGTCACCGACATCGGTACGTTCGTCCCGCTGCTGGCCGACAGTCTGCTCGACTGA